From Myxocyprinus asiaticus isolate MX2 ecotype Aquarium Trade chromosome 49, UBuf_Myxa_2, whole genome shotgun sequence, a single genomic window includes:
- the LOC127438470 gene encoding neuropeptide B-like, giving the protein MERSVRSVLVFVAVSILISCQPTDAWYKQSTGPSYYSVGRASGLLSGIRRSPYVRRSETESALDSSETPGVSNSVITDFTSRQTPVLKNMAICVKDISPNLQSCELVQDGSSTFRCKADVFLSLDSLDCFSS; this is encoded by the exons ATGGAGAGGTCCGTCAGATCCGTGCTGGTGTTCGTGGCTGTTTCCATCCTCATCTCCTGCCAACCTACAGACGCCTGGTACAAGCAGTCGACCGGTCCGAGCTATTATTCCGTAGGCAGAGCCTCGGGTTTGCTGTCCGGGATCCGGAGGTCTCCGTATGTGCGAAGATCCGAGACAGAATCAGCGCTGGACAGCAGCGAGACCCCCGGCGTCTCCAACAGCGTGATAACCGACTTTACCAGCAGACAAACTCCAGTCcttaaaaacatg gccatttgCGTAAAGGACATTTCTCCCAACCTGCAGAGCTGCGAGTTGGTTCAGGACGGTTCGAGCACGTTTCGGTGCAAAGCAGATGTGTTCCTCTCCCTCGATTCACTGGACTGCTTCAGTTCCTGA
- the LOC127438490 gene encoding N-sulphoglucosamine sulphohydrolase-like has product MSCFFAWLPLCLLVCCGVGQCKRRNVLLIIADDGGFETDVYNNTVVQTPHLRALSQHSVIFKNAFTSVSSCSPSRSTILTGLPQHQNGMYGLHQGVHHFNSFDGVQSLPLLLKQANIRTGIIGKKHVGPGSVYPFEFAYTEETNSVLQVGRNITKIKLLVRKFFQSQKLEEEGEQRRGTGEERPFFLYVAFHDPHRCGHSQPQYGAFCEKFGNGESGMGRISDWEPKYYSPDQVKVPYFIPDTPASRSDIAAQYTTVSRLDQGIGLVLQELRDAGFENDTLVIYSSDNGIPFPNGRTNLYGSGVMEPMLVSSPEHQLRWGQISQAYVSLLDITPTILDWFSLPYPSYSLSGHGPVELTGRSLLPALSSEPSWITVYASQSLHEVTMYYPMRSIHQGPYRLLHNLHYRMPFPIDQDFYVSPTFQDLLNRTQMGQPTGWFKTLNEYYYRERWELFDIRSDPMERRNLAGDPAYDTVLESLRAQLLKWQWQTDDPWVCEPDAVLETKLEPQCRPLYNGL; this is encoded by the exons ATGTCCTGTTTTTTTGCATGGCTTCCCTTGTGCCTCTTGGTTTGTTGTGGTGTTGGACAGTGTAAAAGAAGAAATGTGCTTTTAATCATAG CTGATGATGGCGGGTTCGAGACAGACGTTTACAACAACACTGTTGTCCAGACTCCTCATCTACGAGCTCTTTCTCAGCACAGTGTGATCTTTAAAAATGCCTTCACATCTGTCAGCAGCTGCTCTCCAAGTCGTTCCACCATCCTGACCGGATTACCACAG CACCAGAATGGGATGTACGGTCTCCATCAGGGAGTTCATCACTTTAACTCATTTGATGGAGTGCAGAGTCTTCCTCTTCTGCTTAAACAAGCCAACATCCGTACAG GTATCATCGGGAAAAAACATGTCGGTCCAGGCTCTGTCTACCCATTCGAATTTGCCTACACGGAAGAGACCAATTCCGTGCTGCAGGTGGGTCGGAATATCACCAAGATCAAGCTTCTTGTCCGGAAGTTCTTCCAGAGCCAGAAGTTAGAGGAGGAGGGGGAGCAGAGGAGAGGAACCGGTGAGGAACGTCCCTTCTTCCTCTATGTGGCGTTCCACGATCCCCATCGCTGTGGTCATTCCCAACCTCAGTATGGAGCGTTCTGTGAGAAGTTTGGAAATGGTGAGAGCGGAATGGGGAGAATTTCGGATTGGGAGCCGAAGTATTATTCTCCAGACCAGGTCAAG GTACCGTACTTTATTCCGGATACTCCTGCTTCCAGGTCGGATATAGCAGCTCAGTACACAACAGTCAGCAGGCTGGACCAAG GTATTGGTCTGGTTCTGCAAGAACTGAGAGACGCTGGGTTTGAAAACGACACTCTGGTGATCTACAGCTCGGATAATGGAATTCCGTTTCCCAATGGCCGAACAAACCTATATGGCTCAGGTGTGATGGAACCCATGCTGGTCTCCTCACCTGAACATCAGCTGCGCTGGGGACAGATCAGTCAGGCATACGTCAGTCTGCTGG aTATCACTCCTACCATTCTGGACTGGTTCTCCCTGCCATATCCATCCTACAGCCTCTCGGGTCATGGTCCAGTAGAGCTGACGGGTCGGTCTCTCCTCCCGGCCCTGAGCTCGGAACCCTCCTGGATCACGGTCTACGCCAGCCAGAGTCTCCATGAGGTTACCATGTATTACCCCATGCGCTCCATCCACCAGGGCCCCTACCGGCTCCTCCACAATCTACATTACCGTATGCCATTCCCTATAGACCAGGACTTCTATGTGTCCCCAACATTCCAGGATCTGTTAAACCGGACTCAAATGGGCCAACCCACAGGCTGGTTCAAGACTCTAAACGAGTACTATTACAGGGAGAGGTGGGAGCTGTTTGATATCCGGTCCGATCCGATGGAGAGGCGGAATCTGGCTGGCGATCCGGCTTATGACACGGTTTTGGAGAGCCTGAGGGCTCAGTTGCTGAAGTGGCAGTGGCAGACGGATGATCCGTGGGTGTGCGAGCCAGATGCGGTTCTTGAGACAAAACTAGAACCGCAGTGCAGACCGCTGTACAATGGACTATAA